A genomic stretch from uncultured Pseudodesulfovibrio sp. includes:
- a CDS encoding universal stress protein, translated as MKHILLATHGTPGARKAETLARQWADQYGAKVTVLSIINEAWGDMTCDDWLNTSTTRNAFGSYVASEIAKEINAVWDRLRTDFDGVEIDFLSKGGKLEDVLAEAAAKVEADVAIMGAWQKEQAPGFRDRFENKRLHPQMPCPLVVAP; from the coding sequence ATGAAGCATATACTTCTCGCAACACACGGCACCCCCGGCGCACGCAAGGCGGAAACGCTGGCACGTCAATGGGCAGACCAGTACGGCGCAAAAGTCACCGTCCTTTCAATCATCAACGAAGCATGGGGCGATATGACCTGCGACGACTGGTTGAATACCTCCACCACACGCAATGCGTTCGGATCATATGTGGCAAGTGAAATCGCCAAGGAAATCAATGCTGTCTGGGATCGTCTCCGCACGGACTTTGACGGAGTGGAGATAGACTTTCTCAGCAAGGGCGGCAAGCTCGAGGACGTACTGGCCGAAGCTGCAGCTAAAGTCGAGGCCGATGTGGCGATCATGGGTGCCTGGCAAAAAGAACAGGCTCCCGGCTTCAGAGACCGTTTTGAAAACAAGCGTCTGCACCCGCAGATGCCCTGCCCACTGGTGGTGGCACCATGA
- a CDS encoding putative sulfate exporter family transporter — MAQATVGRPDNTPVWIISGILLAYGVLVSSGALTGLLTTFKVHKAMDLMQTMAFVGGGLGIATAMLRKARWNKPLNNFDTFVLETIPGVLFIVALAMGIRWFAEPMVKIVSDALTPTLGFAIYKVMNLNYVVLGILVGIVITNSWGIPKFAASGVKTARFVLKMGVILLGARYSFAELAKLGMVSVWMIGFFVLGTVFFVLFLGKVFKQPKTMTGVLSAGMGVCGVSATVACAPVVKAKCSEMAYTIGTILGFGILCMFAFPTIGKIAGMNATQFGAWAGTGILNSAQVAAACLAFNAVDIKTLKVGEIFNITRVLFLPVIVLVLATWFGKQSGTKLSFKEVVIDKFPIFIIGFLILFFMSSMGLFSPADHYKGKYLDFSYNERTEVTPDELAVLKAAAVAGIQGLNAQETASLNDLIKQHQIAGNFDERADKSKFNSVARERMAGLESMIARAKGGELTISTDVKSALGHAIKQVHKKSKTIVTLTNAMIWFFAYGLIGLGMQITGKSLAQAGGWPLVMGGISGVAKATLSFIVVMYFVKDVVLH, encoded by the coding sequence ATGGCTCAAGCAACTGTCGGACGTCCCGACAACACACCCGTATGGATCATCAGTGGCATACTGCTGGCCTACGGCGTTCTCGTTTCTTCGGGAGCACTGACCGGTCTTCTGACCACGTTCAAAGTCCATAAGGCAATGGACCTGATGCAGACCATGGCATTCGTAGGCGGCGGTCTCGGGATCGCAACTGCAATGCTGCGCAAGGCACGTTGGAATAAACCCCTGAACAACTTTGATACCTTTGTCCTGGAAACCATTCCGGGAGTCCTGTTCATTGTGGCCTTGGCCATGGGCATCCGCTGGTTTGCGGAGCCAATGGTCAAGATCGTCAGTGACGCCCTGACCCCCACTCTGGGTTTCGCGATATACAAGGTAATGAACCTGAACTACGTTGTCCTCGGTATTCTCGTCGGCATCGTCATCACCAACAGCTGGGGTATCCCCAAATTCGCAGCTTCTGGCGTTAAAACCGCCCGCTTCGTCCTCAAAATGGGCGTTATCCTGCTGGGTGCCCGCTATTCTTTTGCCGAGCTTGCCAAGCTGGGCATGGTTTCCGTCTGGATGATTGGTTTCTTCGTCCTCGGCACCGTGTTCTTTGTCTTGTTCCTGGGTAAAGTCTTCAAACAGCCCAAGACCATGACCGGCGTTCTGTCCGCAGGTATGGGCGTCTGCGGCGTTTCCGCAACCGTTGCCTGCGCCCCGGTCGTCAAGGCCAAGTGCTCCGAGATGGCATACACCATCGGTACCATCCTCGGTTTTGGTATCCTGTGCATGTTCGCCTTCCCGACCATCGGCAAGATCGCCGGCATGAACGCGACCCAGTTCGGCGCATGGGCCGGTACCGGCATCCTGAACTCCGCTCAGGTCGCCGCCGCATGTCTCGCATTCAACGCCGTAGACATCAAGACCCTGAAAGTCGGTGAGATCTTCAACATCACCCGCGTTCTCTTCCTGCCTGTCATCGTTCTGGTACTCGCCACATGGTTCGGCAAGCAGTCAGGAACGAAGTTGAGCTTCAAGGAAGTTGTCATCGACAAGTTCCCCATCTTCATCATCGGCTTCCTGATTCTGTTCTTCATGTCCTCCATGGGCCTGTTCTCACCGGCAGATCACTACAAAGGCAAATACCTCGACTTCAGCTACAACGAACGCACCGAAGTCACTCCTGATGAACTCGCCGTGCTGAAGGCTGCAGCTGTCGCAGGCATTCAGGGCCTCAACGCTCAGGAAACCGCATCTTTGAACGACCTTATCAAACAGCACCAGATCGCCGGTAACTTCGATGAGCGTGCCGACAAGTCCAAGTTCAACAGCGTAGCCCGTGAACGCATGGCTGGCCTTGAATCCATGATCGCTCGTGCAAAGGGTGGCGAATTGACCATTTCCACGGACGTCAAGTCCGCGCTCGGACACGCCATCAAGCAGGTTCACAAGAAGTCCAAGACTATTGTTACCCTGACCAACGCCATGATCTGGTTCTTTGCATACGGCCTCATCGGGCTGGGCATGCAGATCACCGGTAAGTCACTTGCTCAGGCGGGCGGCTGGCCGCTGGTCATGGGCGGTATCTCCGGCGTTGCCAAGGCGACCCTGTCCTTCATCGTCGTCATGTACTTCGTCAAAGACGTCGTCCTTCACTAA